The bacterium sequence TGTACTACGTGCAGTACGGCCATGCGCGGACCTGCAGCCTCTTCCGCCAGGCGGCGGAACAGGGCGTCTCCCTTGAGGGGATGGACGCGGTTCCCTCCGGTGGGCTCAAGCTTCCCGAGGAGCATCAGCTGGCCAAGGCGATTCTGGAATGGCCCGAGGTGATCCGGATGGCGGCCGAGCGCCGCGAACCCCACCGGCTGACCTTTGCCCTCATGGCACTCGCCAAGCAGTTCCACGCCTACTATAATCGCCACCGTGTGCTGACAGACGATCCGACTGTCACCCGCGCCCGACTTTGCCTCGCGCGGTGCGTCCAGAGCGTCCTGGCCTGCGGGCTGGCCCTGCTGGGGGTCGCAGCACCCGAAAAGATGTAGGCTCTCTTCCGCCCTTGGACAGCCGATACCATGCCTTCAGGGCCGAAAGCCCACCCCGGTTCCGGGGGGCGCGTCTACCAGGTCGCTTTCACGAAGATGCAGCTGGCCCTGCTGATCGTCGGTGCCGGGGCGCTGCTCACCATCTTTTTCTCACTCGGCTATGTCCTGGCCTCGCGCCAGGAGGATACTTTCGCGCGCCAGCTCCGCGATGCGCCCCGCACCACTGTCCGCCTCGATGGGGGTCAGAGTTCCTCAAAGGCGTCCCCTCCCGCTGAGGCGGACTTCTACAAAGGCCTTTTGAAGAAAGGTGGCCGCAAAGAGCCGGTCCTCAAGCCTCTTCCGCTTCCCGGGCCTGAGGAGAAGCCGGTGCTTCCCCGGCCCGCCGCATCCGGCGCGGAACCGGGTGTCCCGCGACAACCCTTTGCGATCCAGCTGTTTTCCTCGCACAACCAGGCCGAGGCCGAGCGCGTGGCCGAATCGCTGCGCCGCAAGGGGTTTCCCGCGACCATCCAGCGCGCCGACCTGAAGGAAAAGGGAGTGTGGCACCGGGTTCGGGTGGGGCCTTTCCCCAGCCGAAGCGCGGCGCTCCAGGCTCTCGAATCCATCCGCGAGCGCACCGCTCTGCGGGGAGGGCAGGTGGTCCCTCTGTGATGGCCGATCCGGCTCTAGGAAAATGAACGATAATCCGATAAAAACAAGAATGGCCGCTTCTTGACACCTGGAGCGGGGGGTTCCAAGATGCGGCCCTTTCGAATCGCGGGAGTGGAGATTTTTCAATGGCTTCAAG is a genomic window containing:
- a CDS encoding SPOR domain-containing protein translates to MPSGPKAHPGSGGRVYQVAFTKMQLALLIVGAGALLTIFFSLGYVLASRQEDTFARQLRDAPRTTVRLDGGQSSSKASPPAEADFYKGLLKKGGRKEPVLKPLPLPGPEEKPVLPRPAASGAEPGVPRQPFAIQLFSSHNQAEAERVAESLRRKGFPATIQRADLKEKGVWHRVRVGPFPSRSAALQALESIRERTALRGGQVVPL